From Candidatus Poribacteria bacterium, one genomic window encodes:
- a CDS encoding Gfo/Idh/MocA family oxidoreductase encodes MANTLRFGVVGLGMGMNRSRMIHGTDGAELVAVADLVEERRKKAEEEFGCESHDDALEMFDRDDIDVGMIMTPSGLHGKFGEEAARRGKHVITTKPMDVSVENCNSLIKTCEDNDVKLLVDFGERYGTHNRRIQKALATGAIGRPLLCELRMKWKRPDSYYIGWHGTWELDGGGSIMNQGVHYVDLMLWFMGPVKRIIGAHFDVYDHENCETEDMTSAILEFENGALGHVLTTTTYPGGNVSMIHVHGEKGIIGLGPEVWEFADDDEPEIELPPYPNNVIEDAIQVINNGGSPAVDGYEGRRSVALNMAIYECARTGKAVELS; translated from the coding sequence AATCGCTCGCGTATGATTCACGGCACGGACGGTGCAGAACTTGTCGCCGTGGCAGACCTCGTTGAAGAACGGCGTAAGAAGGCTGAAGAAGAATTCGGTTGCGAAAGCCACGACGATGCGCTTGAGATGTTCGACCGTGATGATATCGACGTGGGGATGATTATGACCCCCAGCGGGCTCCACGGTAAATTCGGAGAGGAAGCCGCACGCCGCGGCAAACACGTCATCACTACAAAACCGATGGATGTCAGCGTTGAAAATTGCAACTCCCTCATCAAAACCTGCGAAGACAACGATGTCAAACTACTTGTCGATTTCGGTGAACGCTACGGTACACATAACCGTAGAATCCAGAAAGCACTCGCAACAGGTGCTATCGGTAGACCGCTTTTGTGCGAACTCCGTATGAAGTGGAAACGTCCGGATAGTTACTACATCGGCTGGCACGGGACGTGGGAACTCGACGGCGGCGGCTCTATCATGAATCAAGGCGTACACTACGTCGATCTCATGCTCTGGTTCATGGGACCGGTCAAACGGATCATCGGTGCGCACTTCGATGTCTACGATCACGAAAACTGTGAAACTGAAGACATGACTTCAGCGATCCTTGAATTTGAGAACGGCGCGCTCGGTCACGTCCTGACGACAACAACATACCCCGGCGGTAACGTCTCAATGATTCACGTCCACGGCGAAAAAGGCATTATCGGTCTCGGACCAGAAGTATGGGAATTCGCCGATGATGACGAACCCGAAATCGAACTGCCACCCTATCCGAATAACGTCATTGAAGATGCAATCCAAGTTATCAACAACGGTGGATCACCAGCAGTCGATGGCTATGAAGGCAGACGTTCTGTCGCGCTGAACATGGCTATCTACGAGTGCGCACGCACTGGCAAAGCGGTTGAATTGTCGTAG